In the Deinococcus apachensis DSM 19763 genome, one interval contains:
- a CDS encoding OsmC family protein → MNISALVQNGGGQHEVTLRTNGHVQRLAISPRSTGFGSGVNGGELLFLALATCYCNNVYREAAKRALEVERVEVSGEFRAEGEPARNVTYRVRIATRGDEAEVRDLLHHTDRVAEIQKTLRAGVAVTLTDAEVQSV, encoded by the coding sequence ATGAACATCAGCGCCCTCGTCCAAAACGGAGGAGGCCAGCACGAGGTCACGCTGCGGACGAACGGTCATGTCCAGCGCCTTGCCATTTCGCCCAGGTCGACCGGCTTCGGGTCCGGCGTCAACGGGGGCGAACTGCTGTTCCTCGCCCTGGCGACCTGTTACTGCAACAATGTTTACCGGGAGGCGGCAAAACGTGCCCTGGAGGTGGAGCGGGTGGAGGTTTCCGGCGAGTTCAGGGCCGAGGGCGAACCTGCCCGGAACGTGACTTACCGCGTCCGGATCGCCACCCGGGGGGACGAGGCCGAAGTCCGGGACCTGCTGCACCACACCGACCGGGTCGCCGAGATCCAGAAGACACTCAGGGCCGGAGTGGCCGTGACCCTGACGGATGCCGAAGTGCAGAGCGTCTAG
- a CDS encoding M3 family oligoendopeptidase, translating to MTTTQARDLPRWRTDDLYAGLDDPRLTADLAMLREEVAALEATFGEVGVRKGGSAATPQALDRVLGGLNALLARLTPLRGFVSAFVTTDSRDALAQQRMGDLTTLTLPLGPLRSRLTAWLGEQDVEALLKQSDVARDHEHLIRRSVEYARHQMTPEEEDLAARLRPSGAGGWAKLHGNYSSQLTGEYRGQRLPVTALRALATDPDENVRREAFEAELKVWKDAEVVLAAAMNGVKGEEGTLAARRGFPDAVAPSLLTHGIDRETLEAMQGAVERSLPDFRRYFTAKARALGKPKLDWWDLFAPLGRSETEWTYEAGTRFVEEQFRGYSDKLGDFASRAFHESWIDAGPRDGKRGGAFCMGWQGDESRILMNHDPSLDSVSTLAHELGHGYHNLLKAPRTPLQRETPMTLAETASIFCETIIQNAALERATGEERLYVLETQLLGHAQVVVDIHSRFLFERAVFEKRAERDLTPQELNDLMTWAQRETYSDALETTHPYMWAVKPHYYSLGFYNYPYTFGLLFGLGLYAQYQQAKAEGREDDFQTRYDDLLAATGLADARTLAARFGIDLHAPEFWEGSLDVIRGQIAAYEEATA from the coding sequence ATGACCACAACCCAGGCAAGAGATCTTCCCCGCTGGCGCACCGACGACCTCTATGCCGGGCTGGACGACCCCCGTCTGACCGCCGACCTCGCCATGTTGCGCGAGGAGGTGGCGGCGCTGGAGGCGACCTTTGGTGAGGTAGGCGTGCGCAAGGGCGGGAGTGCAGCCACGCCCCAGGCCCTTGACCGCGTACTGGGAGGCCTGAACGCCCTCCTCGCCCGCCTGACCCCGTTGCGCGGCTTCGTCTCCGCCTTCGTGACGACCGACAGCCGTGACGCGCTGGCCCAGCAGCGGATGGGGGACCTGACCACCCTGACGCTGCCGCTGGGGCCGCTGCGCTCGCGCCTGACCGCCTGGCTGGGGGAGCAGGACGTGGAGGCGCTGCTGAAGCAGTCCGACGTGGCCCGCGACCACGAACACCTCATCCGCCGCAGCGTGGAGTACGCGCGGCATCAGATGACGCCCGAGGAGGAGGACCTGGCCGCCCGGCTGCGACCCAGCGGCGCGGGGGGCTGGGCCAAGCTGCACGGGAACTACTCCAGCCAACTGACGGGCGAGTACCGGGGCCAGCGGTTGCCCGTCACCGCGCTGCGAGCCCTCGCCACCGATCCCGACGAGAACGTGCGCCGGGAGGCCTTCGAGGCCGAGCTGAAGGTCTGGAAGGACGCGGAGGTCGTGCTGGCCGCCGCAATGAACGGTGTGAAGGGCGAGGAGGGCACCCTTGCTGCCCGCCGGGGCTTCCCGGATGCCGTAGCGCCCAGCCTGCTCACCCACGGCATTGACCGCGAGACGCTGGAGGCGATGCAGGGGGCGGTCGAGCGCAGCCTGCCCGACTTCCGCCGCTACTTCACTGCCAAGGCCCGCGCGCTGGGCAAGCCGAAACTCGACTGGTGGGACCTCTTCGCGCCGCTGGGCCGCAGCGAGACGGAATGGACGTACGAGGCCGGGACACGCTTCGTGGAGGAGCAGTTCCGGGGCTACTCCGACAAGCTCGGGGACTTCGCCAGCCGTGCCTTCCACGAGAGCTGGATCGACGCCGGGCCGCGCGACGGCAAGCGCGGCGGGGCCTTTTGCATGGGCTGGCAGGGCGACGAGAGCCGCATCCTGATGAACCATGACCCCAGCCTCGACAGCGTGTCCACCCTCGCGCATGAGCTGGGGCACGGCTACCACAACCTCCTCAAGGCGCCGCGCACGCCCCTGCAACGCGAGACACCCATGACCCTGGCCGAGACGGCCTCCATCTTCTGCGAGACGATCATCCAGAACGCGGCGCTGGAGCGGGCAACGGGCGAGGAGCGGCTGTACGTCCTCGAAACGCAACTGCTGGGGCACGCGCAGGTCGTGGTGGACATCCACTCGCGCTTCCTGTTCGAGCGGGCCGTCTTCGAGAAACGGGCCGAACGCGACCTGACGCCACAGGAGCTGAACGACTTGATGACCTGGGCGCAGCGCGAGACGTACAGCGACGCCCTGGAGACGACCCACCCGTACATGTGGGCCGTCAAGCCGCACTACTACAGCCTGGGCTTCTACAACTACCCGTACACCTTCGGCCTGCTGTTCGGCCTGGGCCTGTACGCGCAGTACCAGCAGGCGAAGGCGGAGGGCCGCGAGGACGACTTCCAGACCCGCTACGACGACCTCCTCGCCGCCACAGGCCTGGCCGATGCCCGCACCCTCGCCGCCCGCTTCGGCATCGACCTGCACGCGCCGGAGTTCTGGGAGGGGAGCCTGGACGTGATCCGGGGGCAGATCGCGGCGTATGAGGAGGCGACGGCCTGA
- a CDS encoding phosphate signaling complex PhoU family protein, which yields MTHGEASTRYLTARFLRMLSLTLGELDAVRDAARRAEYAGLTRRAGALERETDALEREIEDACLHAFAGPLTPDELAFHLMVFRSLTNLERVGDYAFGVARDLEALAPRTRSATLQDVLPLVNLLAEMLERLAYAFAERDVKAAREVMRLDEEEVDALYEQMLRASLTRLHERPDDVEVALAAHRMARSLERLGDHLVNVAERLEALVQGSVQAVW from the coding sequence ATGACCCACGGTGAGGCGAGCACCCGGTACCTGACGGCGCGGTTCCTGCGAATGCTCAGCCTCACGCTGGGGGAACTTGACGCGGTGCGCGACGCCGCCCGGCGCGCCGAGTACGCGGGCCTGACCCGCCGCGCGGGCGCCCTGGAACGCGAGACGGACGCGCTGGAACGGGAGATTGAGGACGCCTGCCTCCACGCCTTCGCGGGGCCGCTCACGCCGGACGAGCTCGCCTTTCACCTGATGGTGTTTCGCAGCCTGACCAACCTGGAGCGGGTGGGCGACTACGCCTTCGGGGTGGCCCGCGACCTGGAGGCGCTTGCCCCGCGCACCCGCAGCGCCACCCTCCAGGACGTGCTGCCCCTCGTGAACCTCCTCGCCGAGATGCTCGAACGCCTGGCCTACGCCTTCGCCGAGCGCGACGTAAAGGCCGCCCGCGAGGTGATGCGCCTGGACGAGGAGGAGGTGGACGCCCTGTACGAGCAGATGCTGCGCGCCAGTCTCACCCGGCTGCACGAGCGCCCCGACGACGTGGAGGTCGCGCTCGCTGCCCACCGGATGGCCCGCAGCCTGGAACGCCTGGGCGATCACCTTGTCAACGTGGCCGAGCGGCTGGAGGCGTTGGTGCAGGGAAGCGTCCAGGCCGTGTGGTAG